From the genome of Bifidobacterium asteroides, one region includes:
- the rpsJ gene encoding 30S ribosomal protein S10: MAGQKIRIRLKSYDHEVIDQSAKKIVETVTNAGATVVGPVPLPTEKNVYVVIRSPHKYKDSREHFEMRTHKRLIDIVDPTPKAVDSLMHIDLPADVNIEIKL, translated from the coding sequence ATGGCGGGACAGAAAATCCGCATCAGGCTAAAGTCCTATGACCATGAGGTCATCGACCAATCGGCGAAGAAGATCGTCGAGACGGTGACGAACGCGGGCGCAACTGTGGTTGGCCCCGTTCCGCTGCCGACTGAGAAGAACGTGTATGTCGTCATCCGTTCTCCTCATAAGTACAAGGACTCCCGCGAGCACTTCGAGATGCGCACCCACAAGCGCCTGATCGACATCGTGGATCCCACGCCCAAGGCGGTGGATTCGTTGATGCACATCGATCTGCCGGCGGACGTCAACATCGAGATCAAGCTGTAG
- the rplC gene encoding 50S ribosomal protein L3, translating into MAEEQRNRKALLGRKLGMSQVWDENGFFVPVTLVDVSTNVVTAVKNQEKDGYQAIQIGYGQIDPTKVTKPLAGHFAKAGVTPRRHLVEVRTADADSYQPGQELGLDLLPEGSEVDVTGTTKGKGFAGTIKRWGFKSYRRTHGSHKNERRPGSVGACATPSRILKGKRMAGRMGHDTSTVQNLTIVSADAEKGVIAIKGALPGPRGAIVLVRSAVKGA; encoded by the coding sequence ATGGCTGAAGAGCAGAGGAACCGCAAGGCTCTCCTGGGCCGCAAGCTGGGCATGTCCCAGGTCTGGGACGAGAACGGCTTCTTCGTCCCGGTGACCCTGGTGGACGTGTCCACCAACGTGGTGACCGCGGTCAAGAACCAGGAGAAGGACGGCTATCAGGCCATCCAGATCGGCTACGGGCAGATCGATCCCACCAAGGTGACCAAGCCGCTGGCTGGCCACTTCGCCAAGGCCGGAGTGACCCCGCGTCGCCACTTGGTCGAGGTCCGCACCGCTGATGCCGACAGCTATCAGCCCGGCCAGGAGCTGGGCCTGGACCTGCTGCCCGAGGGCAGCGAGGTCGACGTGACCGGAACAACCAAGGGCAAGGGCTTCGCCGGCACCATCAAGCGCTGGGGCTTCAAGTCCTACCGCCGCACCCACGGTTCGCACAAGAACGAGCGCCGTCCTGGCTCAGTGGGCGCCTGCGCCACGCCTAGCCGCATCCTCAAGGGCAAGCGGATGGCCGGCCGCATGGGTCACGACACCTCGACCGTCCAGAATCTGACCATTGTCTCCGCAGATGCCGAGAAGGGCGTCATCGCCATCAAGGGTGCCCTGCCCGGGCCCCGCGGCGCCATCGTCCTGGTTCGTTCGGCAGTGAAGGGAGCCTGA
- the rplP gene encoding 50S ribosomal protein L16, whose protein sequence is MLIPKRTKYRKQHRPGRSGMSKGGNEIAFGDYGIQALAPAYLTNRQIEAARIAMTRYIKRGGRVWITVFPDRPLTKHALGSRMGSGKGAPEFWVANVRPGRVLFEIGGVSEDVAREALRRATDKLPMKCRIIAREGGDI, encoded by the coding sequence GTGCTTATCCCAAAGAGGACTAAATACCGCAAGCAGCATCGTCCGGGTCGTTCGGGCATGTCCAAGGGCGGCAACGAGATCGCTTTTGGCGATTACGGCATTCAGGCCCTGGCTCCGGCCTACCTGACCAACCGGCAGATCGAGGCGGCCCGTATCGCCATGACCCGGTATATCAAGCGTGGTGGCCGCGTCTGGATCACGGTCTTCCCGGATCGTCCCCTGACCAAGCATGCCCTGGGATCCCGAATGGGTTCCGGCAAGGGGGCACCTGAGTTCTGGGTGGCCAACGTCCGTCCTGGTCGGGTGCTTTTCGAGATCGGCGGCGTGAGCGAGGATGTGGCCCGCGAGGCACTTCGCCGCGCTACTGACAAGCTTCCCATGAAGTGCCGGATTATTGCACGTGAAGGCGGTGACATCTGA
- the rpsS gene encoding 30S ribosomal protein S19: MTRSIKKGPFVDAHLQKKVDEQNEKGTKNVIKTWSRRSMITPDFIGHTFAVHDGRKHVPVFVTEAMVGHKLGEFAPTRTFRGHVKDDKKARR; the protein is encoded by the coding sequence ATGACTCGTAGCATCAAGAAGGGCCCATTCGTCGACGCCCACTTGCAGAAGAAAGTCGACGAGCAGAACGAAAAGGGCACCAAGAACGTCATCAAGACCTGGTCCCGTCGTTCCATGATCACCCCGGACTTCATCGGGCACACTTTTGCTGTGCACGATGGCCGCAAGCATGTCCCGGTCTTCGTCACCGAGGCCATGGTCGGCCACAAGCTCGGCGAATTCGCCCCCACCCGGACCTTCAGGGGTCACGTGAAGGACGACAAGAAAGCACGCCGCTGA
- the rplW gene encoding 50S ribosomal protein L23 — protein MAAIHKPAHDIILRPVVSEKSYANSDRGQYTFVVDPEANKVAIKQAIEQIFNVKVTSVNTLNRQGKRTRTRTGWGRRAAEKRAIVKVAEGQSIDVFGTKN, from the coding sequence ATGGCAGCTATTCACAAGCCAGCACACGACATCATTCTGCGCCCGGTCGTCTCCGAGAAGAGCTACGCCAACTCGGACCGAGGCCAGTACACATTCGTGGTGGACCCTGAAGCCAACAAGGTCGCCATCAAGCAGGCCATCGAGCAGATCTTCAACGTGAAGGTCACATCGGTCAACACCCTCAACCGGCAGGGTAAGAGGACCCGGACCCGTACGGGCTGGGGTCGTCGTGCCGCCGAGAAACGCGCCATCGTCAAGGTGGCCGAGGGCCAGTCGATCGATGTCTTCGGTACCAAAAACTGA
- the rpmC gene encoding 50S ribosomal protein L29 has translation MSVGTAEYSIKNLNEKTNAEIEDFLKKSKEELFNLRFQSATGQLENTSRLKAVKHDIARMYTVLRERELGISQEPAEAKAESKAEEK, from the coding sequence ATGTCAGTCGGAACAGCCGAGTATTCCATCAAGAATCTGAATGAAAAGACCAATGCGGAGATCGAGGATTTCCTGAAGAAGTCCAAGGAAGAGCTGTTCAACCTGCGCTTCCAGTCGGCCACCGGTCAGCTGGAGAACACCTCCCGCCTCAAGGCCGTCAAGCACGACATCGCCAGGATGTACACCGTCCTGCGCGAGCGCGAGCTGGGCATCAGCCAGGAGCCCGCCGAAGCAAAGGCCGAGAGCAAAGCTGAGGAGAAGTAA
- the rpsQ gene encoding 30S ribosomal protein S17 has translation MADKQERNFRKVRSGYVVSDKMDKTITVELEQRSTHPLYGKVVRSNRKVKAHDEKNEAHVGDFVSIMETRPLSKTKRWRLDSIVERAK, from the coding sequence ATGGCTGACAAGCAGGAGCGCAACTTCCGCAAGGTTCGCAGCGGCTACGTCGTGTCCGACAAGATGGACAAGACCATAACCGTTGAGCTGGAGCAGCGTTCGACCCACCCCCTGTACGGCAAGGTCGTCCGCAGCAACCGCAAGGTCAAGGCCCATGATGAGAAGAATGAGGCCCATGTGGGCGACTTCGTGAGTATCATGGAGACCCGTCCTCTGAGCAAGACCAAGCGCTGGCGTCTCGACTCCATCGTCGAGCGCGCCAAGTAA
- the rplX gene encoding 50S ribosomal protein L24, whose product MVAKIKTGDQVKVIRGKDRGKEGKVLRILPNDRLIVEGIQIVKKHVRATQQGQESGIVPTEAPIHRSNVMVIDPETKKPTRIGVNIKEEARDGKVKVVRTRFAKKSGKELS is encoded by the coding sequence GTGGTAGCCAAGATCAAGACAGGCGACCAGGTCAAGGTCATCCGCGGCAAGGATCGCGGCAAGGAGGGCAAGGTTCTGCGGATTCTGCCCAATGACCGCCTGATCGTCGAGGGTATTCAGATCGTCAAGAAGCATGTGCGGGCCACCCAGCAGGGTCAGGAGTCGGGCATCGTCCCGACCGAGGCGCCCATCCATCGCTCCAACGTGATGGTCATTGACCCGGAGACCAAGAAGCCGACTCGCATCGGCGTGAACATCAAGGAGGAGGCGCGTGACGGCAAGGTCAAGGTCGTGCGCACCCGCTTCGCCAAGAAGTCAGGCAAGGAGCTGTCATGA
- the rplV gene encoding 50S ribosomal protein L22 — MEAKAIARHVRVTPRKARRVVDLIRGKQATEAVTILKFAPQDAAVPVRKCLESAIANARVKADKANQPFRENELTVRETYVDEGTTLKRFRARAQGRAARINKRTSHITVVVADKEGAR; from the coding sequence ATGGAAGCTAAGGCAATTGCACGTCACGTTCGCGTGACGCCTCGCAAGGCTCGCCGCGTCGTCGACCTCATCCGAGGCAAGCAGGCGACCGAGGCCGTGACCATACTGAAGTTTGCCCCCCAGGACGCGGCCGTTCCGGTCCGCAAATGCCTGGAGAGCGCCATCGCCAACGCGCGTGTCAAGGCGGACAAGGCCAACCAGCCCTTCCGCGAGAACGAACTGACGGTTCGGGAGACCTACGTGGACGAGGGCACCACCCTGAAGCGGTTCCGCGCCCGCGCTCAGGGTCGTGCGGCCCGCATCAACAAGCGGACCAGCCACATCACTGTCGTGGTGGCCGACAAGGAAGGAGCCCGATAA
- the rpsC gene encoding 30S ribosomal protein S3: protein MGQKINPFGYRLGITEEHRSKWYSDSNKTGERYSDFVLEDDKIRKEMNKDLERAGVSKIVIERTRDRVRVDIHTARPGIVIGRRGAEAERVRAKLEKITGKQVQLNIFEVKNASIDAQLVAQGIAEQLTNRVTFRRAMRKAQQDAMRAGAKGIRIKLSGRLGGAEMSRSEFYREGRVPLQTLRALIDYGFFEARTTYGRIGVKVWIYKGDMTERQFEEQQAQQNNRPGRRGDRRPRRGVRPSEGRTRREQDAAKQNSGVAAPPASAQEHTASAPVATEAKE from the coding sequence ATGGGGCAGAAGATCAACCCGTTTGGGTACCGACTCGGCATCACCGAGGAGCACCGCAGCAAGTGGTACTCCGACTCCAACAAGACGGGGGAGCGTTACAGCGACTTCGTTCTTGAGGACGACAAGATCCGCAAGGAGATGAACAAGGATCTGGAGCGCGCAGGCGTTTCCAAGATCGTTATCGAGCGGACCCGTGACCGTGTGCGCGTCGACATTCACACCGCTCGGCCGGGCATCGTCATCGGCCGTCGCGGAGCCGAGGCTGAGCGTGTGCGCGCCAAGCTGGAGAAGATCACCGGCAAGCAGGTCCAGCTGAACATCTTCGAGGTCAAGAACGCCTCCATCGATGCTCAGCTGGTGGCTCAGGGAATCGCTGAGCAGCTGACCAACCGCGTCACCTTCCGCCGGGCCATGCGCAAGGCTCAGCAGGATGCCATGCGGGCCGGCGCCAAGGGCATCAGGATCAAGCTGTCCGGCCGACTGGGCGGAGCTGAGATGAGCCGTTCGGAGTTCTACCGCGAGGGCCGTGTGCCCCTGCAGACTCTGCGCGCCCTGATTGACTACGGCTTTTTCGAGGCCAGGACGACCTACGGCCGCATTGGCGTCAAGGTTTGGATCTACAAGGGCGACATGACCGAGCGTCAGTTCGAGGAGCAGCAGGCTCAGCAGAACAACCGCCCCGGTCGGCGCGGGGATCGTCGTCCCCGTCGTGGCGTCCGTCCCTCCGAGGGGCGCACCCGCCGCGAGCAGGATGCAGCCAAGCAGAACAGCGGTGTGGCCGCGCCGCCGGCGTCGGCTCAGGAGCATACCGCTTCGGCCCCCGTCGCAACCGAAGCAAAGGAGTGA
- the rplD gene encoding 50S ribosomal protein L4, with product MAKLTLNITDAQGKNTGTVDAPEQIFGIAEEDIRSHVPLIHQVVVAQLAAARQGTHSVKTRSTVSGGGRKPWKQKGTGRARQGSIRAPQWTGGAIVHGPQPRDYSQRTPKKMKAAALRYVLSDRVNAGRVHVVDFGIGETPSTKAAKAALLPLVDSRFTTVVLSRENINEWLSVRNLPTVHVLFADQLNTYDVVTAEDVVFSKDGFDAFLAVKGGAKSKTVKEA from the coding sequence ATGGCTAAGTTGACTCTGAACATCACCGACGCCCAGGGCAAGAACACCGGAACTGTGGATGCACCCGAGCAGATCTTCGGCATTGCAGAAGAGGATATCCGCTCACACGTGCCGCTGATCCATCAGGTGGTTGTCGCCCAGCTGGCTGCAGCCCGTCAGGGGACACACTCGGTCAAGACCCGGTCCACCGTCTCAGGTGGCGGCCGCAAGCCTTGGAAGCAGAAGGGCACTGGACGTGCTCGTCAGGGCTCCATTCGCGCTCCCCAGTGGACCGGTGGCGCCATTGTCCACGGCCCGCAGCCGCGCGACTACTCCCAGCGCACCCCCAAGAAGATGAAGGCCGCAGCTTTGCGCTACGTCCTGTCCGACCGGGTCAACGCCGGACGCGTGCACGTGGTCGACTTCGGCATTGGCGAGACTCCGTCCACCAAGGCAGCCAAGGCAGCCCTGTTGCCCCTGGTCGACAGTAGATTCACCACCGTCGTGCTGTCCCGTGAGAACATCAACGAGTGGCTCTCCGTCAGGAACCTGCCCACCGTCCATGTCCTCTTCGCCGATCAGCTCAACACCTACGATGTGGTCACGGCCGAGGATGTCGTCTTCAGCAAGGACGGCTTCGATGCCTTCCTGGCTGTCAAGGGCGGCGCCAAGTCCAAGACCGTCAAGGAGGCCTGA
- the rplN gene encoding 50S ribosomal protein L14 → MIQQESRLQVADNTGAKEILAIRVLGGSKRRYAGIGDVIVATVKDAIPGGSVKKGEVVKAVVVRTVKEHRRHDGSYIKFDENAAVILGTGREPRGTRIFGPVGRELRDKRFMKIVSLAPEVI, encoded by the coding sequence ATGATTCAGCAGGAATCGCGGCTTCAGGTCGCCGACAACACGGGTGCCAAGGAGATTCTGGCCATCCGCGTGCTCGGCGGGTCGAAGCGACGCTATGCCGGCATTGGCGATGTGATCGTCGCCACCGTCAAGGATGCCATTCCCGGCGGGTCGGTCAAGAAGGGCGAGGTCGTGAAGGCGGTCGTCGTCCGTACGGTCAAGGAGCATCGTCGTCACGACGGCTCCTACATCAAGTTCGACGAGAACGCGGCAGTCATCCTCGGCACCGGCCGTGAACCCCGCGGCACTCGTATCTTCGGACCGGTCGGTCGTGAGCTGCGCGACAAGCGCTTCATGAAGATCGTGTCCCTGGCACCGGAGGTGATCTGA
- the rplB gene encoding 50S ribosomal protein L2, whose amino-acid sequence MAIRTYKPTTAGRRNASVSDFAEITRSKPEKSLVRKLSKTGGRNSYGRVTSRHRGGGHKRQYRLIDFRRWDKDGVPAKVAEIEYDPNRSARIALLHFADGEKRYIIAPQGIKQGDVIETGPQADIKPGNNLPLRNIPTGTIVHAIELRPLGGAKIARSAGAAVQLVAKDGAYAQLRMPSGEIRNVDSRCRATVGEVGNNDHANVQLGKAGRARWMGRRPITRGESMNPVDHPHGGRTRGGKPPVSPWGKGEVRTRRPKKASNKMIVRRRPNGKNRK is encoded by the coding sequence ATGGCTATCCGTACATACAAGCCGACGACCGCGGGCCGTCGCAACGCCTCGGTTTCGGACTTCGCCGAAATCACGCGCTCCAAGCCCGAGAAGTCGCTGGTTCGCAAGCTGAGCAAGACCGGCGGGCGCAACTCCTACGGCCGCGTCACCAGTCGCCATCGGGGCGGCGGACACAAGCGCCAGTACCGCCTCATCGACTTCCGTCGCTGGGACAAGGACGGTGTGCCCGCCAAGGTGGCTGAGATCGAATACGATCCCAACCGCTCGGCCCGCATCGCCCTTCTGCACTTCGCAGACGGTGAGAAGCGCTACATCATCGCCCCACAGGGCATCAAGCAGGGTGACGTCATCGAGACCGGTCCCCAGGCCGACATCAAGCCCGGCAACAACCTGCCCCTGCGCAATATCCCCACCGGCACCATCGTCCACGCCATTGAGCTGCGGCCCCTGGGCGGCGCCAAGATCGCACGCTCGGCCGGTGCTGCCGTCCAGTTGGTGGCCAAGGACGGTGCCTACGCCCAGCTGCGTATGCCCTCCGGCGAAATCCGCAATGTCGATTCCCGTTGCCGCGCAACAGTGGGCGAGGTCGGCAACAACGACCACGCCAATGTCCAGCTAGGCAAGGCGGGACGTGCACGCTGGATGGGACGCAGGCCCATCACCCGCGGTGAATCCATGAACCCGGTCGACCACCCGCATGGCGGACGCACTCGTGGCGGCAAGCCGCCAGTGTCTCCCTGGGGCAAGGGCGAGGTCCGCACCCGCAGGCCCAAGAAGGCCTCCAACAAGATGATTGTGCGTCGTCGTCCAAATGGTAAGAACCGCAAGTAA